A DNA window from Candidatus Sulfidibacterium hydrothermale contains the following coding sequences:
- a CDS encoding ROK family protein, giving the protein MMETKEIKTLIGVDLGGTKVATARVTDSVQGKILYRSVPAESAHPQDVLDVLIEAIEFHFDEEVAGIGIGIPGLVNRTTGVVRDLQNIPSWKEIALKALLEKHFGVPVFIDNDANCFALGELRFGRGKGEKDFVGITLGTGMGGGIIKNGLLLPDAHCGSGEFGNIPYLDTIYEDYCSGKFFKKKYNMDGQIMAREAQDGNKKALEAFQEFGRHVGNAIKTIKLAVDPQKVIIGGSIARSGELFKASMWESILDFPFPEAIEDFDVIFSNTENIAVLGAASLYFDHMDRQVIQE; this is encoded by the coding sequence ATGATGGAAACGAAAGAAATAAAAACATTGATAGGTGTTGATCTGGGAGGAACCAAGGTAGCAACAGCACGGGTGACCGATTCGGTACAAGGAAAAATTCTTTATCGTTCTGTGCCGGCCGAAAGTGCCCATCCGCAGGATGTTTTGGATGTGTTAATCGAAGCCATCGAATTTCATTTTGATGAAGAAGTAGCGGGTATTGGTATCGGGATTCCCGGGCTGGTTAACCGGACTACCGGAGTCGTGCGCGATTTGCAAAATATTCCGTCATGGAAAGAGATTGCATTAAAAGCGTTATTGGAAAAGCATTTTGGTGTTCCGGTTTTTATTGATAATGATGCCAACTGTTTTGCCTTGGGTGAACTTCGCTTTGGCCGGGGAAAAGGAGAGAAAGATTTTGTGGGAATTACGCTGGGAACCGGCATGGGTGGCGGAATCATTAAAAACGGATTGTTGCTGCCTGATGCCCATTGCGGATCGGGGGAGTTTGGAAACATTCCTTATCTTGACACCATTTACGAAGATTATTGCAGCGGCAAATTTTTTAAAAAGAAATACAATATGGATGGTCAGATTATGGCCCGTGAAGCCCAGGATGGAAATAAAAAAGCACTTGAAGCTTTTCAGGAGTTTGGTCGTCATGTGGGAAATGCCATAAAAACCATTAAACTGGCTGTTGATCCGCAAAAGGTCATTATTGGAGGCTCCATTGCCCGTTCCGGCGAATTGTTCAAAGCCAGTATGTGGGAATCCATTTTGGATTTTCCTTTCCCTGAGGCCATTGAAGATTTTGACGTTATTTTTTCCAATACAGAAAATATTGCCGTGCTGGGAGCTGCCTCTCTCTATTTTGACCATATGGACCGGCAAGTTATACAGGAATAG
- a CDS encoding MFS transporter has translation MKRNYVIVALILLTFFVISFLTNILGALNPNVSAGYHLTETQAGFLPFVFFIAYGIMSIPSGILLEKWGGKRMMILAFLLAFLGAFGFALFPQFNIFMLSLFIIGTGMAVLQVVINPLLRVAGGEEHYAFNSVLAQLIFGLASFISPQMYSYLVTNIDKGAVNKPLIGMMSRLVPAGFSWVSVYWVFALISILMILVIAVVRFPKVELQEDEKSGTRASYIELFKNKYVILYFFGIFAYVGTEQGISYWMSKFLYIYHGINPDTVGAHAVSYFWGLMTIGGVLGLVLLKLFDSKQVMRWFTVLAIVSLAAGLWGGTKIALWAFPVSGFFLSVMYPIIVSLGLNSVAKHHGSFAGILMTGIAGGAVIQLLIGGISDLTSLRTGMVFLFVTLGYILSISFWAKPLVNNKTVSLKEIFKS, from the coding sequence ATGAAAAGAAATTATGTTATTGTAGCCCTCATTCTGCTGACGTTTTTCGTCATTTCATTTTTAACCAATATTTTGGGAGCACTCAATCCGAATGTCTCTGCCGGTTACCATCTGACAGAAACGCAAGCAGGATTTTTACCGTTTGTCTTTTTCATTGCTTACGGCATCATGTCCATTCCTTCCGGAATCTTACTGGAAAAGTGGGGCGGTAAACGAATGATGATTTTGGCTTTCCTGTTGGCATTTCTTGGTGCTTTTGGCTTTGCGCTTTTTCCGCAATTCAACATTTTCATGTTGTCGTTGTTCATCATTGGTACAGGAATGGCTGTGTTGCAGGTGGTTATTAATCCGCTGCTGCGGGTAGCCGGTGGAGAAGAGCATTATGCTTTTAACTCGGTGCTGGCGCAATTGATTTTTGGCCTGGCTTCTTTTATCAGTCCGCAGATGTATTCTTATCTGGTTACCAATATTGATAAAGGAGCCGTTAATAAGCCACTTATCGGAATGATGTCGCGTTTGGTTCCTGCGGGTTTTTCCTGGGTTTCGGTTTATTGGGTTTTTGCACTCATCAGTATTTTGATGATTCTTGTTATTGCAGTGGTGCGTTTTCCAAAAGTGGAATTGCAGGAAGATGAAAAATCGGGTACACGGGCCAGTTATATCGAGTTGTTCAAAAACAAATATGTCATTCTCTATTTTTTCGGCATTTTTGCCTACGTGGGTACTGAACAGGGAATCTCTTACTGGATGTCCAAATTTTTGTACATCTATCACGGCATTAATCCTGATACCGTAGGGGCTCATGCGGTTTCCTATTTTTGGGGACTGATGACCATTGGCGGGGTACTCGGATTGGTTTTGTTGAAACTTTTTGATAGCAAACAGGTAATGCGTTGGTTTACAGTGCTTGCCATTGTTAGTCTGGCTGCCGGATTGTGGGGTGGAACAAAAATCGCATTGTGGGCTTTTCCGGTTTCCGGTTTCTTTTTGTCGGTGATGTATCCCATCATTGTTTCACTCGGACTCAATTCTGTGGCGAAACATCACGGTTCGTTTGCTGGTATTTTAATGACCGGTATTGCCGGTGGAGCAGTTATCCAGTTACTCATCGGCGGAATCAGCGATTTGACTTCATTAAGAACCGGAATGGTTTTTCTGTTTGTCACCCTCGGTTATATTTTAAGTATCAGTTTTTGGGCTAAACCGTTGGTTAATAACAAAACGGTAAGCCTGAAAGAAATATTTAAGTCATGA
- a CDS encoding glycosyl hydrolase 2 galactose-binding domain-containing protein, with protein MNYLRKFFWSVLFLGSVLAFSSCSQQASVKHFEKALKNNWTVFNANRVQANGAQISSENFKGQTAYPATVPATVLHVLVENGVYKNIFRDMNLKKIPVEQFHSPWWYRTTFTLNRLPQTLLLRFNGINYRADIWLNGKKIASKNKIVNPFRQFTLNISKAVKEGKNILAVKVYPPQPGDFTIGFVDWNPPAPDQNMGIIRGVYLEACTETGLSEPFVVSTLSSDLSEAKLTASVRVTNYTRVEQFGKVFLKINGETFSRPVTLISGETKTVVFSPEEFPGLIIKHPKLWWPHTLGTPYLYHAVFTFSNAGKVSDQKQTAFGIRTVSDFYTRKGFRGFKINGKKILIRGGGWVDKLLLNDTPQSYRNQLEYVKNMNLNTIRLEGFWGNSPEIYSLCDSLGIMIMAGWSCQWEWENLVKKKCDPKYGGILTPSEMDMMSDAWKDQIVWLRNHPSIFAWLGGSDKMPKPELEKKYLNILKQYDSTRVYLPSAKEWTSTVGPSAVKMRGPYAYVPPVYWFQDTLYGGAYGFNTETGPGAQIPPLQSIKKMLSPQNQWPVDSVWNYHCGRHAFSKLNRYIKALEERYGKPSSLADFTKKAQVLNYELMRPMFEAFSAYRYKATGVIQWMLNSSWPEMYWQLYDYYLNPNGAYYGAQKASQPYHPVYDYAQHSIYVVNDRLNDKNGCTLKIRVYNDRSQLKFEKEIPVDLKANSSRKVYTLPEKNWGSTVYFLDLRLFNAKKQEIDNNFYWLSAKKDILNYKKSNWYETPTIQYADFKALNRLPKVKPEASIVKKAAGKNDMIFTVRLKNNSPYIAFFVHADMVNKTNGQTILPVFWSDNDVSLLPGETRLLTVRIHHRDLKNKEPELVVKAYNE; from the coding sequence ATGAACTATTTACGTAAATTTTTTTGGTCTGTGCTCTTTTTGGGCTCTGTTCTTGCGTTTTCTTCCTGTAGCCAGCAGGCTTCTGTAAAACACTTTGAAAAAGCATTAAAAAACAATTGGACAGTTTTTAATGCGAACAGGGTACAAGCCAATGGCGCACAGATCAGTTCGGAAAACTTTAAAGGACAAACGGCTTATCCGGCAACAGTTCCTGCCACGGTATTACACGTATTGGTAGAAAACGGTGTGTACAAAAATATTTTCAGGGATATGAACCTGAAAAAAATTCCTGTTGAACAATTTCATTCGCCGTGGTGGTACCGTACAACGTTTACGTTAAATCGACTTCCGCAGACGTTGCTGCTTCGTTTTAATGGAATTAATTACAGGGCTGATATTTGGCTCAACGGAAAAAAAATTGCTTCGAAAAATAAAATTGTCAATCCTTTTCGCCAGTTTACCTTGAATATTTCTAAAGCGGTAAAAGAAGGAAAAAATATTTTGGCGGTAAAAGTATATCCGCCGCAGCCTGGCGATTTTACCATTGGCTTTGTCGATTGGAATCCGCCGGCTCCTGATCAAAATATGGGAATCATCCGCGGAGTTTACCTTGAAGCTTGTACCGAAACCGGATTGTCAGAACCTTTTGTGGTCAGCACCCTTTCGTCTGATTTGTCCGAAGCAAAATTAACCGCATCGGTGCGTGTGACCAACTATACCCGCGTAGAACAGTTTGGCAAAGTCTTTTTAAAAATAAATGGAGAAACCTTTTCTAGGCCGGTTACTTTAATTTCCGGAGAAACCAAAACGGTTGTTTTCTCTCCGGAAGAATTTCCCGGACTCATTATAAAACATCCCAAACTGTGGTGGCCACATACTTTGGGAACACCATATTTATATCATGCCGTGTTTACTTTTTCAAATGCGGGCAAGGTGTCCGACCAGAAACAAACGGCTTTCGGAATTCGTACGGTTTCTGATTTTTACACCCGTAAAGGTTTCCGGGGATTTAAAATCAACGGAAAGAAAATCCTGATTCGCGGTGGCGGCTGGGTAGACAAGTTGTTGCTGAACGATACTCCGCAGAGTTATCGTAACCAGCTGGAATACGTGAAAAATATGAACCTGAATACCATCCGGCTGGAGGGTTTCTGGGGAAATAGCCCGGAAATTTATTCGCTTTGCGACAGCCTTGGAATTATGATCATGGCCGGCTGGAGCTGTCAGTGGGAGTGGGAAAACCTGGTGAAAAAGAAATGTGATCCGAAATATGGTGGCATTTTAACCCCTTCTGAAATGGATATGATGTCTGATGCCTGGAAAGATCAGATCGTTTGGCTCAGGAATCATCCGTCCATTTTTGCCTGGCTGGGCGGCAGCGATAAGATGCCCAAGCCGGAATTGGAAAAAAAATATTTGAATATTTTGAAACAGTACGATTCCACCAGGGTGTATCTGCCTTCGGCTAAAGAATGGACCTCCACAGTCGGGCCGTCTGCCGTGAAAATGCGCGGGCCTTATGCTTATGTACCACCGGTATACTGGTTTCAGGATACGCTTTATGGCGGGGCTTACGGTTTTAATACCGAAACGGGTCCCGGTGCACAAATTCCGCCTTTGCAAAGCATCAAAAAAATGCTTTCACCACAAAATCAATGGCCTGTGGACAGCGTGTGGAATTATCATTGCGGACGGCACGCTTTCAGTAAACTCAACCGCTACATTAAAGCGTTGGAAGAAAGATACGGAAAACCGTCTTCGCTGGCCGATTTTACCAAAAAAGCACAAGTGCTGAATTATGAACTGATGCGCCCCATGTTCGAGGCATTTTCAGCTTATCGCTATAAGGCAACCGGTGTAATTCAATGGATGCTGAATTCTTCGTGGCCCGAAATGTACTGGCAGCTGTACGATTATTACCTGAATCCTAACGGCGCTTATTACGGTGCCCAAAAAGCCTCGCAACCGTATCATCCGGTTTACGACTACGCCCAGCACAGCATTTACGTGGTGAATGACCGGTTGAATGATAAAAATGGATGTACGCTGAAAATCAGAGTATATAACGATCGTTCTCAACTGAAATTTGAAAAAGAAATTCCGGTGGACCTGAAAGCGAACAGTAGCCGGAAAGTTTATACTCTGCCTGAGAAAAACTGGGGTTCGACGGTTTATTTTCTTGATTTGCGACTGTTCAACGCAAAAAAACAGGAGATAGACAACAATTTTTATTGGCTTTCTGCCAAAAAAGACATTTTGAACTACAAAAAAAGCAACTGGTACGAAACCCCCACGATTCAGTATGCTGATTTTAAAGCGCTGAATCGTCTTCCGAAAGTAAAACCGGAAGCAAGTATCGTAAAAAAAGCCGCCGGGAAGAACGATATGATTTTTACGGTCCGGCTGAAAAACAACAGTCCGTACATTGCTTTCTTTGTTCATGCCGATATGGTAAACAAAACCAACGGACAAACCATTCTTCCGGTGTTCTGGTCGGATAATGATGTTTCGTTGTTACCCGGTGAAACCCGTTTATTAACGGTAAGAATTCATCACCGCGATTTAAAAAATAAAGAACCGGAACTGGTAGTAAAAGCTTATAACGAATAA
- a CDS encoding SusC/RagA family TonB-linked outer membrane protein, which produces MKKFLFFISLLVLNLSLLAQITVQGTVKSATDGTELPGVSVLLKGTTTGTVTDLQGHYSLSVPKTGILVFSYIGFQSKEVPINNQKVINVKLKPANVNLNELVVIGYGVQKKKLVTGAISSIGGKDIKGTAITQAAQALQYAPGVQVISNSGSPGSPIRVRIRGFSSNNNSSPIYIVDGVRTSINNLNPNDIKSIQVLKDAASSAIYGAEGGNGVVIITTKKGQAGKSKISYDFQYSWQSLRKKMDLLNTSEYATYMKEADRIPDVDQTYNTDWQNALFTVAPMQKHHLAFSGGNQKTNYYLSLSYLDQDGIVYGPHDYYKRLNLTETSDHHIKKWLKVGNTIMYSKIKHGAINEASGEFGGVVSDALMMDPATPVEYTNTIPSFVQDLINSGKKLVKSPDGNYYGISQYVRQEIMNPFVKLAITNGEYKENDFLGMVYMEVSPIKGLKFTSRASLNLTFGDWHSWSPTYYYSSTNNNGMTIVSTSADKWQSWMWDNFASYKRRIGSHSFNIVLGTSARDDTHYFLGAQGGPMTMELPSFARLNYISTQENDQVNGSFDEQKLLSYFGRINYSFKNKYLFEASFRRDGAGLSQLPKDGRWGNFPAVSGGWVISNENFFPKKEKGISFLKLRASWGKNGSLSNLGGYSYASFIRSTYWGITMRYPLTDSHFVTVYEPSQLPNPDLKWEKSIQTDIGLDLHALNDHLTFTFDYYRKVTSGLITQNTPPFEAGNNAAPINAGDVLNRGFEFDLGYHNRSRNGNFKYNLNVNLSTLHNEVTYLNPQLHRLYGAQVGTGWTATVFSKGYPVWYFYGYKTDGINKETGDPNFVDVNGDGVINSSDKTYIGSPIPKILYGGNFNVSYKQLSLSVIFEGAAGNKVLMGWIRPDVPTMNMPTCFYTDRWTPENPNGTMPKAGADPKTWNSDILVFDASYLSIQQIQLGYNLPPQLLKKMRFSSFRVYISLNDFFMITSYPGLTPQVGTNNGENNNYGIDHGTYPMSRSVMIGTSFSL; this is translated from the coding sequence ATGAAAAAATTTCTATTCTTTATTTCATTGCTTGTGCTAAATTTGTCGTTGTTAGCACAAATTACTGTTCAAGGAACAGTAAAATCAGCCACCGACGGAACAGAGCTTCCCGGTGTCAGTGTTTTGTTAAAAGGAACGACTACAGGCACGGTAACCGATTTACAGGGACATTATTCTCTTTCTGTTCCCAAAACCGGTATTCTGGTTTTTTCATACATTGGATTCCAGTCAAAAGAAGTTCCCATTAACAACCAAAAGGTTATTAATGTAAAACTTAAACCGGCCAATGTAAACTTAAACGAGCTGGTTGTTATTGGTTATGGTGTTCAGAAAAAGAAACTGGTAACCGGAGCTATTTCCAGTATTGGAGGGAAAGACATCAAAGGAACCGCCATCACACAAGCGGCTCAAGCCCTTCAATATGCTCCCGGCGTACAGGTTATTAGTAATTCCGGTTCTCCCGGCTCTCCTATCCGGGTCAGAATCCGCGGTTTCTCTTCCAATAACAACAGTTCTCCTATTTATATTGTAGATGGCGTTCGCACCTCCATCAATAACCTAAACCCCAACGACATAAAAAGTATTCAGGTATTAAAAGATGCCGCTTCATCGGCTATTTACGGAGCAGAAGGCGGTAATGGTGTCGTGATTATTACTACCAAAAAAGGTCAGGCCGGGAAAAGTAAGATCAGTTATGATTTTCAATATTCATGGCAGTCGCTCAGAAAAAAAATGGATCTTCTTAATACTTCCGAATATGCAACTTACATGAAAGAAGCAGACAGAATCCCCGATGTGGACCAAACATACAACACCGATTGGCAAAATGCATTGTTCACGGTAGCGCCCATGCAAAAACACCACCTTGCTTTTTCCGGCGGAAATCAGAAAACAAATTATTACTTGTCGCTCTCTTACCTCGATCAAGATGGTATAGTATACGGGCCACACGATTATTATAAAAGACTGAACCTTACCGAAACCTCTGATCATCACATAAAAAAATGGTTGAAAGTTGGAAATACAATCATGTATTCCAAAATTAAACACGGAGCCATTAACGAAGCCAGCGGAGAATTTGGCGGGGTCGTCAGCGATGCTTTAATGATGGATCCGGCAACACCGGTTGAATACACAAATACCATCCCTTCATTTGTTCAAGACCTAATAAACTCCGGGAAGAAACTTGTTAAATCTCCCGATGGGAATTATTATGGTATTTCGCAATATGTACGGCAAGAAATAATGAACCCTTTTGTTAAGCTGGCCATTACCAATGGAGAGTATAAAGAAAACGACTTTTTAGGAATGGTTTATATGGAAGTATCTCCAATAAAAGGATTAAAGTTTACCAGCAGAGCAAGCCTTAATTTAACCTTTGGAGATTGGCACAGTTGGTCTCCTACCTATTACTATAGCTCAACAAATAACAACGGCATGACTATTGTTTCAACCAGTGCCGATAAATGGCAATCCTGGATGTGGGACAATTTTGCTTCTTATAAAAGAAGAATCGGTTCGCATTCGTTCAATATTGTTTTAGGTACCTCCGCAAGAGACGATACCCATTATTTCCTCGGGGCCCAAGGCGGACCAATGACCATGGAACTTCCTTCGTTTGCCCGGTTGAATTATATCAGCACTCAGGAAAATGACCAGGTAAACGGATCTTTTGACGAACAAAAATTACTCTCTTACTTTGGCAGAATAAACTACAGTTTTAAAAACAAATATTTGTTTGAAGCCAGTTTCCGCCGGGATGGTGCCGGATTGTCTCAATTACCTAAAGACGGAAGATGGGGTAATTTCCCTGCTGTTTCCGGTGGATGGGTTATATCCAATGAAAATTTCTTCCCCAAAAAAGAAAAAGGAATCAGTTTCCTGAAATTAAGAGCCAGCTGGGGGAAAAACGGGAGCCTCTCAAACCTGGGCGGATATAGCTACGCCTCTTTTATCCGTTCAACTTACTGGGGAATAACCATGCGTTACCCACTTACCGACAGCCATTTTGTTACGGTTTATGAACCCTCCCAATTACCAAACCCAGATTTAAAATGGGAAAAAAGTATTCAAACAGACATTGGTTTAGACTTACATGCATTAAATGACCATTTAACCTTTACTTTTGACTATTACCGAAAAGTTACCAGCGGATTAATAACACAAAACACGCCTCCTTTCGAAGCGGGGAATAACGCAGCTCCAATAAATGCCGGGGATGTTCTTAACCGGGGATTTGAATTTGATTTGGGCTACCATAACCGTTCAAGAAACGGAAACTTTAAGTATAATTTAAACGTCAATTTATCAACTCTGCACAACGAAGTAACCTACCTTAATCCACAGCTTCACAGACTTTACGGGGCTCAGGTCGGAACGGGATGGACGGCCACGGTATTTAGCAAAGGTTATCCTGTCTGGTACTTTTACGGTTATAAAACAGACGGCATTAACAAAGAAACCGGAGATCCCAACTTTGTTGATGTTAATGGAGACGGGGTTATCAATTCGAGCGATAAAACATATATTGGAAGCCCCATTCCGAAAATATTATATGGCGGCAATTTCAATGTATCGTATAAACAACTTTCTCTTTCTGTAATTTTTGAAGGGGCAGCAGGAAACAAGGTTTTAATGGGTTGGATAAGACCGGATGTCCCGACAATGAACATGCCCACTTGTTTTTATACCGATCGGTGGACTCCGGAAAATCCTAACGGAACAATGCCAAAAGCAGGAGCAGATCCCAAAACATGGAATAGCGATATTTTGGTCTTTGATGCATCGTATTTAAGTATTCAGCAAATTCAATTAGGGTACAATCTTCCTCCTCAATTGTTAAAGAAAATGAGGTTTTCTTCATTCCGTGTTTATATTTCATTAAATGACTTTTTCATGATTACAAGCTATCCCGGTCTCACCCCTCAGGTGGGTACAAACAATGGTGAAAACAACAACTACGGAATAGATCACGGAACTTATCCTATGTCTCGTTCAGTTATGATTGGTACTTCTTTTTCTTTATAA
- a CDS encoding RagB/SusD family nutrient uptake outer membrane protein, producing MKTKVFKNIILTALFVFILSGCQKDFLDTTPEGKIPMDEFYKTDQQAEGALMAVYDIFQSLNARPWSSMWMLKTLLSDEVYTGGGGRGDQPDYEEINEFRFGASNPVISWLFQFSYQGIYRANLVIQNVKPDDAVKKRIIAEAKTLRAMYYFDLVTLWGKVPLVTKPASSPSEYNQPRAEVSDIWAQIDKDLEEAIPDLPLKSEEEYPARVSKGFAEAFLGKSLLYQKKYAEAAKEFQLVIDSQQYGLIPNYADRLRINNEFGKESLFEISYTKDEKYNWDNFYWSPDGRIEESNIHWELCGPRGDGWFEGGSTGLLAGWGFGYPDSTIYEAFIQAGDTVRRKASIMTEAELKSFGGKIRNADQNNSLPWSCVGLIRLKYASYASETDTTATPELNYGTNLRIMEYDDVLLMAAEAYNRSGQDDKALPLINQVRKRALLPDLNLSGDALFEAIKNERRLELAFEGVRYQDLIRWGDAEKVLANQGKEIPRGDGTYLSVPDAGFKSYNVLLPIPEQEIMVNPLCTQNPGY from the coding sequence ATGAAAACAAAAGTTTTTAAAAATATAATATTAACCGCACTATTCGTGTTCATCCTTTCCGGTTGTCAAAAAGACTTTCTTGACACCACTCCGGAAGGAAAAATTCCAATGGATGAGTTTTATAAAACAGACCAACAGGCAGAAGGTGCTTTGATGGCTGTATATGACATTTTCCAATCCCTTAATGCCAGACCCTGGAGCAGCATGTGGATGTTAAAAACCCTTTTGTCAGACGAGGTTTACACCGGAGGCGGCGGAAGAGGTGACCAGCCCGATTACGAAGAAATAAATGAATTTCGTTTTGGAGCATCAAACCCGGTAATTTCGTGGCTTTTCCAGTTTTCTTATCAGGGTATTTACAGAGCTAACCTGGTTATACAAAACGTAAAACCGGATGATGCCGTTAAAAAACGCATTATTGCCGAAGCCAAAACACTAAGGGCCATGTATTATTTTGACCTTGTCACCCTTTGGGGAAAGGTACCTTTGGTAACGAAACCAGCCTCCTCTCCTTCGGAGTATAATCAACCCCGGGCAGAAGTAAGCGACATTTGGGCCCAAATAGATAAAGACCTGGAAGAAGCAATACCCGACTTACCCTTAAAAAGCGAAGAAGAATATCCCGCAAGGGTTTCAAAGGGTTTTGCCGAAGCTTTTCTTGGAAAATCTTTACTTTATCAAAAGAAATATGCAGAGGCTGCAAAAGAATTTCAACTGGTTATCGACTCACAACAATACGGTCTGATTCCCAATTATGCTGACCGGTTAAGAATTAATAATGAATTCGGAAAAGAATCGTTGTTTGAAATTTCTTATACAAAAGATGAAAAATATAATTGGGATAATTTCTACTGGAGTCCTGACGGAAGAATAGAAGAAAGTAACATCCACTGGGAACTTTGTGGCCCGAGAGGAGATGGTTGGTTTGAAGGAGGCTCTACCGGCTTACTTGCAGGATGGGGTTTCGGATATCCCGACTCCACGATCTATGAAGCATTTATCCAGGCCGGAGATACCGTACGCAGAAAAGCTTCTATTATGACAGAAGCCGAACTAAAAAGCTTTGGAGGCAAAATAAGAAACGCCGATCAGAATAATTCCCTGCCGTGGAGTTGCGTGGGATTAATCCGCTTAAAATACGCTTCTTATGCCAGCGAAACAGATACCACGGCAACGCCGGAATTAAATTATGGTACCAATCTGAGAATAATGGAATATGATGATGTTTTGTTAATGGCAGCAGAAGCATATAACCGGTCCGGACAAGATGATAAAGCTTTACCGCTTATTAACCAGGTAAGAAAAAGAGCTCTTCTTCCGGATTTAAATCTTTCCGGTGATGCTTTATTTGAAGCCATTAAGAACGAAAGAAGATTGGAATTAGCATTTGAAGGGGTTCGTTATCAGGATCTAATTCGCTGGGGAGATGCCGAAAAAGTTCTGGCAAATCAAGGAAAAGAAATTCCAAGAGGAGATGGAACCTATCTTTCTGTCCCTGATGCCGGTTTTAAATCCTACAATGTCTTACTGCCGATTCCGGAACAGGAAATAATGGTGAATCCTTTATGTACCCAAAATCCAGGATATTAA